Proteins from a single region of Azospira inquinata:
- a CDS encoding PepSY-associated TM helix domain-containing protein translates to MTPLPLRRGAAFLHRWAALVFAPLFLVILLSGAFLACKPLWEAWQADQPQPGLTPQAWIQALETLDPRGQAGNASLSPDGQRLMLQGRSPESRKTYDARTLAPLPNQDRDWFEVAKGLHKTLLLQADPLVEAATYVLTALLALGLLLGWPRLKPQLHQWGWMDWHQGLGWLLAPLVLLTPITAILMILHIGTGAPGGLGGGRPGPGNQGGGKPRVMALAQAVTLAEATGAPATIRQVRRFRQGAVLIFALGQDGRPLRLAVDAKGRVRPLEAKPELIKQLHEGTWAGPWSGLLNLLAALVLSALLVTGLGAWLARKGWGGRRRNPGKRRGDRAILVAYASQTGTAARYGEATAQALTRAGLVATCASLETVSPGELGRHPHCLFLVAFTGQGEMPETARQFLAHLDPHALQGVSFALLALGDGRYPSFCGGGARFREALLTNGGVEFLPWQTVDGDPSLPWQQWLKALAPLLGRSSGMGAEIKSEEQ, encoded by the coding sequence ATGACCCCACTCCCTTTGCGGCGCGGGGCGGCTTTCTTGCATCGCTGGGCTGCCCTGGTATTTGCTCCCCTCTTTCTTGTCATTCTCCTATCTGGCGCTTTTCTCGCCTGTAAACCCCTCTGGGAAGCCTGGCAGGCCGACCAGCCTCAGCCAGGGCTAACGCCCCAGGCCTGGATTCAGGCCCTGGAAACCCTGGATCCCCGAGGCCAGGCCGGCAATGCCAGCCTCTCCCCGGACGGCCAACGCCTGATGCTGCAAGGGCGTAGCCCGGAGAGCCGCAAAACCTATGACGCCCGAACCCTGGCGCCCCTCCCTAATCAGGATCGGGACTGGTTCGAGGTGGCCAAGGGGCTACACAAAACCCTCCTGCTCCAGGCTGATCCGCTGGTGGAGGCTGCCACCTATGTCCTGACCGCCCTCCTGGCCCTGGGCCTGCTCCTGGGGTGGCCCCGGCTTAAACCCCAGCTCCACCAATGGGGATGGATGGATTGGCACCAGGGTCTGGGCTGGCTACTGGCACCTTTGGTCCTGCTTACCCCCATCACGGCCATATTGATGATTCTCCATATCGGTACCGGCGCCCCCGGCGGCCTGGGAGGCGGCAGGCCAGGGCCGGGCAATCAGGGAGGGGGCAAGCCCCGGGTCATGGCTCTGGCCCAAGCGGTGACACTGGCAGAGGCCACGGGTGCCCCTGCAACCATCCGCCAGGTACGCCGTTTTCGCCAAGGGGCGGTGCTGATCTTCGCTCTGGGCCAGGACGGGCGTCCCCTGCGCTTGGCCGTCGATGCCAAGGGGCGGGTTCGCCCCCTGGAGGCTAAACCTGAGCTGATCAAGCAGCTCCACGAAGGCACCTGGGCCGGCCCCTGGTCCGGGCTCCTGAATCTGCTGGCCGCCCTGGTGTTAAGCGCCTTGCTGGTCACCGGCCTAGGGGCCTGGCTGGCCCGCAAAGGATGGGGCGGAAGGCGCCGAAATCCGGGTAAACGGCGAGGGGACCGCGCCATTCTGGTGGCTTACGCCAGCCAGACGGGCACGGCCGCCCGTTACGGGGAAGCTACCGCCCAAGCGCTGACCCGTGCCGGACTGGTTGCCACCTGCGCCTCCCTGGAGACCGTATCCCCAGGGGAATTGGGCCGCCACCCCCATTGCCTGTTTTTGGTTGCCTTCACCGGCCAGGGAGAGATGCCGGAAACGGCCCGTCAATTCCTCGCCCACCTGGACCCCCACGCCCTGCAAGGGGTGTCTTTTGCCTTGCTAGCCCTGGGGGATGGTCGTTATCCCTCGTTCTGCGGTGGCGGTGCCCGGTTTCGGGAGGCCTTGCTGACCAACGGTGGGGTGGAATTTTTGCCCTGGCAGACCGTGGACGGGGATCCGTCCCTGCCCTGGCAGCAGTGGCTTAAGGCGTTGGCGCCCCTGCTGGGGCGATCCTCGGGGATGGGGGCGGAAATAAAATCCGAGGAACAATAA